A section of the Acomys russatus chromosome 10, mAcoRus1.1, whole genome shotgun sequence genome encodes:
- the Cald1 gene encoding caldesmon, protein MDDFERRRELRRQKREEMRLEAERIAYQRNDDDEEEAARERRRRARQERLRQKQEEESLGQVADQVEGHGQNSVPDEESKPATAHTQVEGDEEAALQERLARREERRQKRLQEALERQKEFDPTITDASLSVSSRKMQNDRAENEPTEKEDKRESRPGRYEVEETEVVISSYQKNNYEDAEDKRNEEKEEEQEEKLKGGSLVENQEEEKGAKGPAQRQTSQDNKPAFRKEEIKDEKIKKDKEPKEELKGFLDRKKGFTEMKAQNGEFMTHKLKQTENAFSPSRSGSRATGDKEAEGTPQVEAGKRLEELRRRRGETESEEFEKLKQKQQEAALELEELKKKREERRKVLEEEEQRRKQEEADRKAREEEEKKKLKEEIERRRAEAAEKRQKMPEDGLSEDKKPFKCFTPKGSSLKIEERAEFLNKSVQKSGAKSTHQAAVVSKIDSRLEQYTNAIEGTKASKPTKPAASDLPVPAEGVRNIKSMWEKGNVFSSPFASGTPNKETAGLKVGVSSRINEWLTKSPDGNKSPAPKPSDLRPGDVSGKRNLWEKQPVDKVTSPAKQV, encoded by the exons AATTGCCTACCAGAGGAacgatgatgatgaagaagaggcCGCCAGGGAACGGCGCCGCCGAGCCCGACAGGAAAGGCTGCggcagaaacaagaagaagagtCCTTGGGCCAGGTGGCCGACCAGGTGGAGGGCCATGGCCAGAACAG TGTCCCTGATGAGGAGTCTAAGCCAGCCACTGCACACACTCAGGTAGAAGGTGACGAGGAGGCTGCCTTACAGGAGCGTCTGGCTAGGCGAGAAGAGAGACGTCAAAAGCGCCTTCAGGAAGCCTTAGAGCGTCAGAAGGAGTTTGACCCCACCATCACAGATGCCAGCCTCTCAGTCTCAAGCAGAAAGATGCAAAATGACAGGGCAGAAAACGAGCCAACAgagaaggaagacaaaagagagagTCGCCCGGGACGGTATGAGGTGGAAGAAACAGAAGTAGTCATCAGCTCCTACCAGAAGAACAACTATGAGGATGCTGAAGacaaaaggaatgaagaaaaggaggaggagcaggaagagaagcTGAAGGGAGGGAGCCTTGTCGAAAATCAG gaagaagaaaagggagctaAAGGGCCAGCTCAGAGACAAACATCCCAAGACAACAAGCCTGCCTTCAGAAAGGAAGAG ATCAAAGATGAGAAGATTAAAAAGGACAAAGAGCCCAAAGAAGAACTCAAGGGCTTCTTGGATCGCAAGAAAGGATTTACAGAAATGAAGGCGCAGAACGGAGAATTCATGACACACAAACTTAAACAAACCGAGAATGCTTTCAG CCCCAGCCGCTCGGGAAGCCGGGCCACTGGGGACAAGGAAGCTGAAGGTACTCCACAAGTGGAAGCCGGCAAGAGGTTGGAGGAGCTGCGCCGGCGCCGTGGGGAGACCGAGAGCGAAGAGTTCGAAAAACTCAAACAGAAGCAACAGGAGGCAGCCTTGGAGCTGGAGgagctgaagaaaaaaagagaagagagaaggaaagtcctggaggaagaggagcagaggaggaagcaggaggaggctgATCGAAAAGCTCGAGAGGAG gaagagaagaagaagctgAAGGAAGAGATTGAAAGGAGAAGGGCAGAAGCTGCGGAGAAACGCCAGAAGATGCCAGAAGACGGTCTGTCCGAGGACAAGAAGCCATTCAAGTGCTTCACGCCTAAAGGCTCGTCTCTCAAG atAGAGGAACGAGCAGAATTTTTGAATAAGTCTGTGCAAAAAAG TGGTGCCAAATCTACTCATCAAGCAGCAGTCGTCTCCAAGATTGACAGCCGCCTGGAGCAGTACACCAATGCAATTGAG GGGACAAAAGCTTCAAAGCCTACTAAGCCTGCAGCATCGGATCTTCCTGTCCCTGCTGAAGGCGTCCGCAATATCAAGAGTATGTGGGAGAAAGGGAATGTGTTTTCCTCCCCCTTTGCCTCGGGAACACCAAATAAG GAAACTGCTGGCCTGAAGGTGGGCGTTTCCAGCCGCATCAACGAATGGCTAACTAAATCTCCAGATGGCAACAAGTCACCGGCTCCCAAGCCTTCC GACTTAAGGCCAGGAGATGTATCCGGCAAGCGAAACCTCTGGGAAAAGCAACCTGTGGATAAGGTCACCTCCCCCGCTAAG